A DNA window from Candidatus Protochlamydia naegleriophila contains the following coding sequences:
- a CDS encoding FAD:protein FMN transferase codes for MQIFCSSLKKLFLALILLSGAGCQTQAPSPQVTAFQETVMTVSYRILVGHSLSELQVEQIRALIRTTFEEIDAVYNKWNPNSELSHLNRLKAGEIKPLSPGLFQFFQRIDTLVHLSHGRFDPTVEPLQKLWKSRLEQNQMPSEQEIANLKSCIGWDKIHFADGTFYKEDSRTQLDLGGIAKGWCVDLLIQRLNQAGFDNLYVEWGGDIRTSGLHPHHRPWNVYISRLGDSDPRHALAYVSLKDQAIATSGDYFQYWTLKEDGQETTYCHIFNPLTLKPLEVKAGSIASASLIADDCLTADGLAKVLMLFDSKEEAEDWIKQAQLGTPNLSYWMITR; via the coding sequence GTGCAGATTTTTTGCTCCAGCCTAAAGAAGCTCTTTTTAGCCCTCATCCTTCTTAGCGGCGCTGGCTGCCAAACGCAAGCACCGTCTCCACAAGTGACAGCCTTTCAAGAGACTGTCATGACCGTCAGCTATCGAATTTTGGTGGGCCACTCCTTGTCTGAGCTGCAAGTAGAACAGATTCGAGCGCTTATTCGTACAACTTTTGAAGAAATCGATGCCGTCTACAACAAATGGAATCCAAATTCTGAACTTTCACATCTAAATCGTTTAAAAGCAGGAGAAATCAAGCCGCTTTCTCCCGGTCTTTTCCAGTTTTTCCAACGAATCGATACTCTAGTGCACTTAAGCCATGGCCGATTTGATCCAACAGTTGAGCCCTTGCAAAAACTTTGGAAAAGCAGGCTAGAACAGAATCAAATGCCAAGCGAACAAGAGATTGCCAATCTTAAATCATGCATCGGATGGGATAAGATCCACTTCGCAGACGGAACATTTTATAAAGAGGACAGCCGCACCCAATTAGACCTTGGAGGAATTGCCAAGGGATGGTGCGTCGACCTGCTCATCCAACGCCTAAATCAAGCAGGATTTGACAACCTTTACGTCGAATGGGGCGGAGATATTCGCACATCAGGCTTACACCCCCATCATCGCCCCTGGAATGTCTACATCAGCCGCCTAGGCGATTCCGATCCTCGCCATGCCCTAGCTTATGTAAGCTTAAAAGATCAAGCTATCGCTACAAGCGGCGACTACTTTCAATACTGGACCCTCAAAGAAGATGGACAAGAAACAACCTATTGCCACATTTTTAACCCTTTAACTCTCAAACCATTGGAAGTAAAAGCTGGATCCATTGCAAGCGCCAGCCTCATTGCCGATGATTGCTTGACGGCCGATGGACTCGCCAAAGTATTGATGCTATTTGATTCTAAAGAAGAAGCCGAAGATTGGATCAAGCAAGCACAGCTCGGCACCCCAAACTTAAGCTATTGGATGATAACAAGATAG
- the folD gene encoding bifunctional methylenetetrahydrofolate dehydrogenase/methenyltetrahydrofolate cyclohydrolase FolD — MIIDGKKIAATIQQEIKESVQNLSARPPCLAVVIIGDHPASQIYVNRKTQACESVGMRSLKIELPATFSESELLAEVERLNQDPAIDGILVQLPLPAHINPNRITYHISPEKDVDGFHPFNVGKMLIGELDGFLPCTPLGIKTLLERSSIDISGKHALIIGRSNIVGKPMAALLMQATPGGNATVTVAHRHTTDLKSLSLLADIIIVAIGQPKFITADMVKEGAIVVDVGINKVADASKKSGYQIVGDVDFEHVAPKCSFITPVPGGIGPMTIAMLLHNTFLSYRQRFPTKN; from the coding sequence ATGATCATTGATGGAAAAAAAATTGCCGCTACGATCCAGCAGGAAATAAAAGAATCGGTTCAAAACCTATCGGCGCGCCCTCCTTGTTTGGCAGTTGTCATTATCGGCGATCACCCAGCTTCTCAAATTTACGTTAATCGAAAAACCCAAGCCTGTGAATCTGTCGGAATGCGCTCTCTTAAAATCGAGCTTCCAGCCACATTCAGTGAATCTGAACTCCTAGCAGAAGTGGAGCGCTTAAATCAAGACCCGGCAATCGACGGAATCCTCGTGCAGCTTCCTTTGCCCGCCCACATTAACCCTAATCGGATTACCTATCATATCAGTCCCGAAAAAGATGTCGATGGCTTCCATCCTTTTAATGTCGGTAAAATGTTAATTGGAGAATTAGACGGTTTCCTGCCCTGCACACCTTTGGGCATTAAAACCCTCCTCGAGCGTTCATCCATCGACATTTCAGGCAAACATGCCTTAATCATCGGAAGAAGCAATATTGTTGGCAAACCCATGGCAGCCTTACTCATGCAAGCAACTCCTGGAGGCAATGCAACTGTCACGGTCGCCCACCGCCACACAACGGATCTCAAAAGCCTTTCTCTATTGGCAGACATCATAATCGTCGCCATAGGACAGCCCAAATTTATCACAGCTGACATGGTTAAAGAAGGAGCCATCGTCGTTGACGTTGGAATTAATAAAGTTGCCGATGCAAGTAAAAAGAGCGGCTATCAAATAGTGGGAGACGTCGACTTTGAACATGTCGCCCCTAAATGCTCATTCATTACGCCAGTTCCTGGGGGAATTGGCCCCATGACGATTGCCATGCTTTTGCACAATACCTTTCTTAGCTACAGGCAACGATTCCCCACAAAAAACTAA